A region of Paraburkholderia largidicola DNA encodes the following proteins:
- a CDS encoding biotin-dependent carboxyltransferase family protein, translated as MIDVIRAGLLTTIQDLGRHGFRHLGVAMGGALDRLSLEVGNRLVGNRPDAAGLEITFGPTVLRFLRPTRVAITGTEFGATLDGKPVYSWWSLPVQAGQELTLNAAKRGMRGYVCIAGGVDVLPMLGSRSTDLQAGFGGLGGRALRDGDRLPVGAPRAGAGSGFSPDAPEFGVKAPAWCKFVLVDEPVRRGRHPSGVAWAPPIRVLPGPEYDSFTADAHNAFWNDEWLVTPNSNRMGFRLAGTELKRTHKSDLLSHAVMPGTIQVPPNGQPIILMSDAQTTGGYPKIGAVIHADLWKLAQIRLNGAVRFIPTTPYEARQALIEERKYLRQIDAAIGMHEERCARLAASAAV; from the coding sequence ATGATCGACGTGATACGCGCGGGTCTGTTGACCACCATTCAGGATCTCGGCCGGCACGGCTTCCGGCATCTCGGCGTCGCGATGGGCGGCGCACTCGACCGGCTGTCGCTCGAAGTCGGTAATCGTCTCGTCGGCAACCGGCCCGATGCCGCCGGGCTCGAAATCACCTTCGGTCCGACCGTGTTGCGCTTTTTGCGCCCGACGCGCGTCGCGATCACGGGCACCGAGTTCGGCGCGACCCTCGACGGCAAACCGGTCTATTCGTGGTGGAGCCTGCCCGTGCAGGCCGGCCAGGAACTGACGCTGAACGCGGCGAAGCGCGGCATGCGCGGCTACGTGTGCATCGCGGGCGGCGTCGACGTGCTGCCGATGCTCGGCTCGCGCAGCACCGATCTGCAAGCAGGCTTCGGCGGCCTGGGCGGCCGTGCGCTGCGCGACGGCGACCGTCTGCCCGTCGGCGCGCCGCGCGCGGGTGCGGGCTCCGGCTTTTCGCCCGACGCGCCCGAGTTCGGCGTGAAGGCGCCCGCCTGGTGCAAGTTCGTGCTCGTCGACGAGCCGGTGCGGCGCGGCCGTCACCCGTCGGGCGTCGCGTGGGCGCCGCCCATCCGCGTGCTGCCCGGCCCCGAGTACGACAGCTTCACCGCCGACGCACACAACGCCTTCTGGAATGACGAGTGGCTCGTCACGCCGAACAGCAACCGCATGGGCTTCCGGCTGGCGGGAACCGAACTGAAGCGCACGCACAAAAGCGATCTGCTGTCGCACGCGGTGATGCCCGGCACGATCCAGGTGCCGCCGAACGGCCAGCCGATCATCCTGATGAGCGACGCCCAGACCACGGGCGGCTATCCGAAGATCGGCGCGGTGATTCACGCGGATTTATGGAAGCTCGCGCAGATCCGTCTGAACGGCGCGGTCCGTTTCATTCCGACCACGCCTTACGAGGCGCGCCAGGCGCTGATCGAAGAACGCAAGTACCTGCGGCAGATCGATGCCGCAATCGGCATGCATGAAGAACGCTGCGCGCGGCTCGCCGCGTCCGCAGCCGTGTGA
- the pxpA gene encoding 5-oxoprolinase subunit PxpA yields the protein MEIDLNADLGEGCGSDEALLDLVSSANIACGWHAGGPNAMRECVRWAVEKGVSIGAHPSFNDPENFGRKEMDLPAGEIYAGVLYQLGALSAIAQAEGGRIAHVKPHGALYNQAARDPKIADAIVSAVHDFDPSVAVFALANSGLVTAARNAGLVAIEEVFADRGYRADGSLVPRKEPGALLEDEDEVLERTLKMVREQRVQAVSGEWVPLNAQTICLHGDGPHALAFAQRIRKALEAAGIGVHAAGAARV from the coding sequence ATGGAAATCGACTTGAACGCCGATCTCGGCGAAGGATGCGGCTCCGACGAGGCGCTGCTCGACCTCGTCAGCTCGGCGAACATCGCCTGCGGCTGGCATGCAGGCGGACCCAACGCGATGCGCGAATGCGTGCGCTGGGCGGTGGAAAAAGGCGTGTCGATCGGCGCGCATCCGAGTTTCAACGACCCGGAAAACTTCGGCCGCAAGGAAATGGACTTGCCCGCGGGCGAGATCTACGCGGGCGTGCTGTATCAGCTCGGCGCGCTGTCGGCGATCGCGCAGGCCGAGGGCGGCCGCATCGCGCACGTGAAGCCGCACGGCGCGCTCTACAACCAGGCCGCGCGCGACCCGAAGATCGCCGATGCCATCGTCTCCGCCGTGCATGACTTCGATCCGTCCGTGGCCGTGTTCGCGCTCGCCAACAGCGGGCTCGTGACGGCTGCGCGCAACGCCGGCCTTGTCGCCATCGAAGAAGTGTTCGCCGATCGCGGCTATCGCGCGGACGGCTCGCTCGTGCCGCGCAAGGAGCCCGGCGCGCTGCTCGAAGACGAAGACGAAGTGCTCGAACGCACGTTGAAGATGGTGCGCGAGCAGCGCGTGCAGGCCGTGAGCGGCGAATGGGTGCCGCTGAACGCGCAGACCATCTGCCTGCACGGCGACGGCCCGCATGCGCTCGCGTTCGCGCAACGCATCCGCAAGGCGCTCGAAGCGGCGGGCATCGGCGTGCACGCGGCCGGCGCGGCGCGCGTCTGA